AAGACGGACCCGGCGGCCACCGCCGGCCACACCATCGGCAGCACCACCGAGACGAAGGTCCGCCAGGACTTCGCCCCGAGGTCCGCCGAGGCGTTCAGGAGGTTGTCGGGGAGCTGGGCGAGCGCGGTGTGGATCGGCAGGACCATGTACGGCAGCCAGAGGTACGTCAGGACGACCACCGTCGCCGTGAGCCCGTACCCCGGCCCGCTCAGACCGAGCGGCCGCAGCGCCCAGTCCAGCGGCCCGCCCTCGGAGAGGATCAGCCGCCACGCGTACACCTTCACGAGATAGCCCGCCCACAGCGGCATGAGCAGCGCCACCACGAACAGCGGGCGTCGGCGCGGGTGGGCGACGCGTGCCGTGTAGAAGGCGAGCGGGAAGGCGATGACGACGCAGAGCGCGGTCACGGCGAGCGCGACGCCGACGGTGCGCAGGGCGACCGTCCGGTAGACCGGGGAGCTGACGAGTTCCTCGAAGTTCTGCGAGGTCCAGATCCGCACGACCTCGGAGGTGAAGGTGTCGGTCGACCAGAACGCGGACAGGAACAGGGCCGCGAGGGAGCCGAGGTAGGCGAGGACCAGCCAGAGCAGCGGGGCGGTGAGCAGGGCCGCGAGCCGCAGCCGGGGCCGCCGGTGCAGGGCCCCGGCGAACCGCCGGACGGCACTGCGGCCGGGGCCGGCGGCTCGCGTCGCGGACTCGGGGGAGAGCCCGGGGGAGAGTGCGGTCATGGCGTCGGGGTCAGCCCTTGATCTCGGTCCAGGCCTGGACCCACTTGGCGTACGGCACGCAGCGCGCGTCCGTCCGGCCGTCCAGGCACTGCTCGATGGGCGTGGTCCAGAAGTGGACCTGCTTCCAGTACGCCTCGTCGGCGGCGTGGAAGACGGCGCAGTGGTTCTTGTCGGCGGTCTCGGCGCAGGACTTCGCGTTGGCCGGGGCCTCGCCGAAGTACTCGGCGACCTGCGCGTTGACCTTCGGCGAGACGATCCAGTCGAGCCACTTGTAGGCGCAGGTGGGGTGCTTGGCCTTCGCGGAGACCATCCAGGTGTCCGACCAGCCGGTGGACCCCTCCTTCGGCAGGACCGCGTCGACCTTCGCACCCTCGCCCTTCGCGAGGTTGGCGATCACCTGCCAGCTGGTGCCGACGACCGAGTCGCCGCTCTTGAAGGCGGAGATCTCCTTGAGGTAGTCGCTCCAGTACTCGCCGATGTGCGCGTTCTGCTCCTTGAGCAGGGCCACGGCGGCGTCGAACTGCTTCTGGTCGAGGGCGTAGGGGTTCTTGATGCCGAGCTCGGGCTTGGTCGCCTTGAGGTACAGGGCGGCGTCCGCGAGGTAGATGGGGGAGTCGTAGGCGGTGACCTTGCCGTGGTGCGCCGAGGCCTTGTCGAAGACGGCGGACCAGGAGTCGGGCGCCGGCTTCACCTTCTCCGTGTCGTACATGAGGAGGTTGGCGCCGCGGCCGTGCGGGATGCCGTAGGCGACGCCCTTGACGGAGTTCCAGTCCTTGTTCTTGAGCCCGGCGAAGACGTCGGCGTAGTTCGGCACGAGCGCGGTGTTCACGGGGGCGGCGTCGCCGGAGGCGATCAGGCGGAGGGAGGCGTCGCCGGAGGCGGAGACGGCGTCGTACGCGCCGGTCTTCATCAGCGAGACCATCTCGTCGGAGGTCGCGGCGGTCTTGGCGTTGACCTGGCAGCCGGTCTGCTTCTCGAAGGCGCTGACCCAGTCGACCTTCGGGTCGTTGGTGCCGTCCTCGACGTATCCGGCCCAGGCGATGAGGTTGACCTCGCCCTCGGCCTTGCCGAGCGCGGTCGGCGCCTTGAGGTCGGGCGGGTTGAGGCCGCCGGACTTCCCGGAACCCGCCGGGTCGGCCGATCCGCAGGCGGTGACGAGGAGCAGCCCGGAGAGGGCGGCTGCGGTCAGGAGGGAGCGGTGCGGGCGCACGAGGTTCTCCGTTGCGTGAGGGGACGAGGCCTGACGAGACGTAGGGGGATTACGGGGTTTCCGGGGCGTCCGGGACGCGCACGGCGTGACTCGGGTGCCACTGGAGGCCGATCCGGGCGCCCCGGAAGGCGGCGAGGTCGGCGGAGGAGGTCTCCAGGTTCTGCTGGAGCGCGGTGAGGCGGCCGCCCCCGTCGAGGTCGACCAGGAAGCGGGTGGAGTCGCCGAGGTAGACGACCTCCGCGACCGTGCCGGCGGCGGTGGCGTGCCCGGGGTCGCCGGCGGCCTTGTGATCGGAGAGGATCCGGATCTTCTCCGGCCGGATGCTGTACGTGCCCGACGCGCCGACCACCCGCTGGGCGGTGTCCCCGCTCAGCAGGTTGGAGGTGCCGACGAAACCGGCGACGAACGGGGTCGCGGGGCGCTCGTAGATCTCGGCGGGGGCGGCGACCTGTTCGATCCGGCCCTGGTGGAAGACGGCGATCCGGTCGCTCATCGTCAGGGCCTCCTCCTGGTCGTGGGTGACGAACACGAAGGTGATGCCGACCTCGCGCTGGATCTCCTTGAGTTCGACCTGCATCCGCTCGCGGAGCTTGAGGTCGAGCGCGCCGAGGGGTTCGTCGAGCAGCAGCACACGGGGGCGGCCGACGAGCGCGCGGGCCAGGGCGACCCGCTGGCGCTGGCCGCCGGAGAGCTCGGCGGGCCGGCGCTTCCCGAGACCGTCGAGGCCGACCTGGGCGAGGGCGGCCCGGGAGCGCACCAGGCGCTCGGCGCGGGGCACGCCGCGGACCTTGAGGCCGTACGCGACGTTCTGCTCGACCGTCATGTGCGGGAAGAGCGCGTAGTCCTGGAAGACGGTGTGCACGTCCCGCTCGAAGGGGGCGAGCCGGGTGACGTCGCGGCCGGCCAGTTCCACGGTGCCGGCGCTCGGCGTCTCGAAGCCGGCGATCATCCGCAGCACGGTCGTCTTCCCGGAACCGGAGGGGCCGAGCATCGAGAAGAACTCGCCGTCCGCGATCTCCAGGTCCACCCCGGCCACGGCCTCGGTCCGGCCGTAGGTCTTGCGCAGTCCCGTCAGCCGGATCGCCATTCCCTCCATGGGCGGGAACCTTTCTGGTGCGGTGGAGCGTTGTTCGGACGTGGGCGTAAACATATGAAGTCATAGTTCAAATCTCAAGACCCCTTTAAGGTAAAGCCTGAGTCAACGCTCGACGCGAGGTGGTTAACCGTGAGACCGAACGGCAGGCCGGACGACGGCGGCGGCGCGGCCGGGACGGGCGCGGCCCGCAGGGCCGTCTTCAGCCCCGTCGACACCCGGGCCCGGGTCGACACCGTCGTCCGCCGCATCGGCGACGCCATCGAGCTCGGACTCCTCGCCGACGGGGAGCAGTTGCCCGGCGAGACCGAACTCGCCGGACAGCTCGGCGTCTCCACCGTCACCCTCCGCGAAGCCCTCATGGCCCTGCGGCAGCAGGGCCTCGTCACCACCCGCAGGGGCCGCGGCGGCGGCAGCTTCGTCACCCTCCCCGACAACCCCCCGCAGGAGCGGTTGCGCGCCCGCCTCGCCGACTGGTCCACCGAGGAACTCCGCGACCTCGGCGACCACTGGGCCGCCGTCTCCGGCGCCGCCGCCCTGCTCGCCGCCCGCCGCACCCAGCCCGGAGACCTGCGGCCCCTCACCCGTACGGTCGAGGAATTCGCCACCGCGGGAGACCCGGCGACGCGCAGCCGCCTCTACGGCCGTTTCCACGTCGAGTTGGCCGCCGCGGCCCAGTCCGCCCGCCTCACCCGCGAGGAGATCGCTCTCCAGACGGACCTGGGAGCGCTCCTCTGCCTGGTCCTCGACGACCCCGTCCATCTCGGCAATGTGTCGGATCGTCACCGCGCCGTGATCTCCGCCGTGCAGGATGAGGCCGACGAGCGGGCCAGAACGCTCGCCGAGACGTGCGTACGGGAGTCAGTGGGGCGGCTGATCGCGCTGCGCCTCGGCACCCCGGGCCACACAACCGAGCCTCGTCCCGAGGAGGACACGCATGGGCAGGAGCACCGGGCTCGCGGGCCCCGCGGGGGCCGTCACTGACCCGGACCGGATCGACGGGGCCGTGAGCCGCGTACGGGACTCGGACCCGGTCGACGAGGTCGTCCGCCGCGTACGGGACACCCTCGAAGAGGTCTTCGCCGCCGTCGCCGAGACCGGCGCCGACACCGAAGCCCTGCTCGCCGAGGTGTCCGGGTCCGGGCGCGAACCCGTCGCCGCCGACCTGGCGGCCCTGCGCCTCGGACTGCGCACCCTGCTCGCCCGCCACCCGCTCGTCTCCGGCGTGGGCTTCGTCGCCGCGCCGGGCCTCCTGGCCGACGTGCCGGGCTGCCTCGAGTGGTGGCAGCGCGGCTCCGACGGAGCCGTACGGCCGCTCCTGCTCGACCTCGACCCGGAGCACTCCGCCTACTCCGACTACACGCACTGGGACTGGTACACCCTGCCCCGCGAGACCGGGCGCCGGGCCGTCGCCGGGCCCTATGTGGACTACCTGTGCTCCGACGAGTACAGCCTCACCCTGTCCGCACCGGTCGGACTCGGCGGCCGCTTCGTGGGCGTGGCCGCCGCCGACGTCTATCTGCGGCACTTCGAGGCGGCCGTCCTGCCCGTGCTCCAGCGACTGCCCGTACCGGCCAGGCTCGTCAACGCGCGGGGTCGGGTCGCCGCCTCCACCGACCCGGCCCACCTCGCCGGATCCCTCACCAAGGGCCCCGACTTCGCCACCGTCCTCGCCGAACCGCCCGCCGAACACCGCGCCGACGGCCTGCGTCTGCTGCCCTGCGGCGGCACCCCGCTGGTCCTGGTCACGGCCGACGACTGAGCCGTTTCCGGCTGCCGCGACGACGCGGTCGACCTGACACGGGTCACGGGCCGTGGAAACCGGCCGACACGAGGGCGCCGTCTGCGAGGGCGGCGCTGTCGGCCGCATCCGTCGGGACGCGTCGGCGGGTGCTCAGATGGACCGCGTCCTCGGCCTCGGCGTACGCCCCCAGCATCCGGTAGCAGTATCCGGTCAGCTCTCCCCGGTACTCCTCAAGGTCCTCCGCCGTGAGCCCCGCGCCGCCGTCCCCCATGCCGTGCCCCCTTCAGTGCGTAAGCCCAGGCTGCTGACCTGGGATTTCACCCTAAGGGATCACAGACTCGCCATGAGGCCGTCGAGCGGTGCCGGTGCCCGGCCGGCGTCGAGGGCCTCCACCAGGAGGGTGCCGTAGCGGATCTTGCGGCCCTTCTTCGTGCCGAGGAAGCGCCGCAACTGCTGATGCCTGGCCCGGCCGTGCTGCGCGGGCTGGCTCAGGAAGGTCTGCCAGGGGCGCAGGTCGCCCTCCGCCTCGATGATCTCCTCGACCGTCGCCGGGCCGAGCGCACGGATGAGCTCGTCCTCCAGGTCCGCCATGCAGACGAAGAAGTCCCGGTCCGGCGCTCCGGCCCGTCGGAGGCCCCGCTCGTAGAAGCCCCGCTCCCGTTCGTCGCACAGGCCGGTCAGGCGCAGGTCGAGGCCGGGCGGTCCGAGCAGTTCGGCGTAGCGGGCGATGCTCATCGCCCCGCCCATCGACACCACGCACACGCCCTCCGCGGCGAGGTCCCGGCCGTGCCGCGCGGCCAGCGTCTCGACGGCGGCGAGGTCGCTCGGTCCTTCCAGGAGCACCGCCGTCCGCAGCCCCAGGCCCACGGCCAGCTCCCGCGCCGTGTCTCCGCCGTGATCGCCGACCGCCCAGCGGCCCATCTCTTCCTGGAACGCCCTCATGTCTGCCATGGGGCGAGTCTGCACGGCCGCGCACCCGTACGGCACCGAAATATCGGGCCCTCAGTCGTTCACGGCCGTCAGCAGCACCACCGCGTCGTCCAGGGCCGTCAGCCCGTGCCGCTCCTTGGGGAGCATCCGCAGCGTGCCCGCCGGCAGCTCCTCCGCCCACCCGGCCGCCGTCAGGTTCACCCGGCCCCGCAGCACCTGGAGGCTCGCGGCCGGCGGCGCGTTGTGCTCGTCCAGGGAGGTGCCCGAGGTCAGGGCGATGACGGTCTGCCGCAGCACCCCGTCGTGCATCACCAGATGGGCGCTGCGCCCGTGCGGTGCCGTACGGGCCGCGGCCAGGTGTTCGTCGGCGAGGGCGGTGAGGTCCAGCATCATGACTCTCCCTGCGGGATGCGCGGGCGGTTACCCCCAGCCTCGCGTGTGACGTCCCGGACGCAACTCGGGACCGCCGGTGGTGCCGCCGCCACGACCACGAGCCCGGCGACGGCGACGCACGCCCCGGCGGCGAGCAGCGCGGCCGTCCAGCCGTGCGCCGCGTACAGCCAGGACCCGGCGAGGGAGCCGAGCGCCCCGCCGCCGAACGTGGTCAGCATGAAGACCGTGTTGACCCGGGCCGCCACCGCCCGGCCGATCCCGAAGATCCGCGCCTGGCTGGCCACCTGGCAGGAGCTGACGCCGACCACAAGGAGGTTCGCCCCGGCCACCAGGGCCGCGGGGGAGTACGGGGCGAGCCCCGCCGCCGCGAGGCCGAGCCCCGCGCACACCAGGCCCCCGGCGTTCACCGCGGACGCCCCGTACCGGTCGGCGAGCGGCCCGGCCGCCGCCGAGAGCAGCGCCGCCGGCAGGGTCAGCACCCCGAAGAGGCCCGCGGCCCCCGGCCCGTACCCGAGCGGCGGGGCCGCCAGGTGGAAGGCGAGCACGGACCAGAAGACGCTGAACGCGGCGAAGACGCACGCCCCGAGCAGTGCCGAGATCCGCAGCTCCCGGTGGACCGCGAGGAGCCGGGGAAGCCCGGCCAGGAGACGGACGTACGAGAGGTCTCCCCGCGACCCGAGGCGCTCGGGCAGTCGGCGGGGCAGGACGAGGAGCAGCGCCGCCGTCGCCACGGCCGCCACCGCGTAGGCGACCCGCCAGTTGCCGCTCGCGTCGGCCACCGCGCCCGAGACCGTACGGGACAGGGTCGAGCCGAGAGTCAGGCCGAGGCCCACCAGGCCCACGACCCGGCCCTGCCGTCCGGGGCCCGCGAGCACGGCCGCCACCGGGGTGAGGATCTGCGGCAGCACCGTCGTGGTGGAGAGCGCGAGCGTCGCGAGGGCGAGGGTGACGATGTCGGGCGCCGCCGCGGCGACGAGCAGGGCGGCGCTGGTCAGGGCGAGCAGCACCGAGGTGAGGCGGCGCAGCCGCGCGGAGTCGGCGAGCGGCACGAGCAGCAGGATGCCGAGCGCGTACCCGACCTGGGCGGCCGAGGCGATGAGCCCCGCCGTCCGCTCCGACACGTCCAGACCGTGCGCCACTGCGGCGAGCAGCGGCTGCGGGAAGTAGATGTTGGCGACGGTGACCGCCCCCGCCACGGCGAGGAGCAGGACGTTCACGGGCCGGGCGGAGGTGGCGGGGGTGAGGGGACGTGGGACCACGGAGGCCCTTCCGTACGGAGGAGGGGGACCCCTCCAGACTCCCGGCCGCCACCCCGGCCGATCAAGCTGTCATCATGAAACCGGCGTTGAGTCACACTCAACGATCAGTGGACGTCGAAGGGCGGGGCCGGTGCTCGAACGGTACGAACTGGAAGCGTTCCTGACGCTCGCCGAGGAACTGCACTTCGGGCGCACCGCCGAGCGCCTCGGCGTCTCCACCGGCCGGATCAGCCAGACCGTCAAGAAGCTGGAGCGCCGCGTCGGCACCCCGCTCTTCGCCCGCACCAGCCGCAGCGTCCGGCTCACCCCCGTCGGTCACGCCCTGTACGAGGACCTCCTGCCCGCGTACCGGCAGATGCGGGCCGCCCTCGCACGCGCCACCGCCGCCGGGCGCGGCGTCCACGGCAGGCTGCGCGTCGGCTTCGCCAGCCCCTGGGGCGGCGAGAAGGTCACGGCCGCCGCCGAAGCCCTGACCGCGCTCCACCCGGGGTGCGAGATCACCGTCCGCGAGGTTCCCCTCGACGGCGGATTCCGCCCCCTCCGGGACGGCACGCTCGACGTCCAGTACGCCGCCTTCCCCGTCCGCGAGCCGGACCTCACCACCGGTCCCGTCCTCGTCACCGAGGAGCGGGTCCTGCTCCTGCCCGTCGGCCACCCCCTGGCCGGCCGTGCCTCCCTCGGCCCGGAGGACCTCGCGGGCCTCGATCTGATCGCCCCCGGCGGCGACGTCCCCCGCTACTGGACCGACCACCACTACCCCCGCAGCACCCCGTCCGGCGCCCCCGTCGGCCGCGGACCGGCCGCCAACACCTGGCAGGAGGTCCTCTCCCATGTGACCGCAGGCCGGGGCGCCTCCCCGGGGGCGGCCCGCGGTGCCCGGTACCACCCCCGGCCCGGCATCGCCTACGTCCCCCTGCACGGCACCCCGCCCCTCGAGTACGGCCTCGTGTGGCCCACCGCCGCCGACTCCGCCCTGCTCAGGGCCTTCGTGGCGGCGGTCGAAGGGCGCCCTGCGGAACGACCAGATCACCCGTCAGATGGTCGTACGCCACCTGCGCGTGAAGACGGACACCGGTGACGAGGGTGTCGTCGTCCGCGTAGAAGCGCGGGTTGTGGTTGGTGACAAGCCCGCGTCCGCCCTCCACCGGCACAGGCCGTCCCGAGGCGTTCAGCGTGGCGTCCTGGACGCCGAGCATCACGTACAGGCCGCCGAACCGGCCGATGAACTCGGAGACGTCGTCGTACCCGAGCGTCGCACCCGTCTCCACCACACGGTCCCCTCCGACCACCCGGCGGAAGGTCGGCAGCCCGGCCTCCACCCACGGCCCGCTGTTGTGCACGGGCGGCACGGACTGCAGGTACTCCACGGTGGCCGTCGCCCCGTACGCCGCCGCCGAGTGCTCGGCCAGCGTCGTCAGACGCCGCTGGACCTCGGCCATGTCGGACTCCACGGCGCAGCGGACCGTGCCCCACAGGGTCACCGTCTCGCCGATGATGTTGAAGCGGCCCACGTCCTCGACGTGACCGATCGTCACCGTGACGGGGTCGAAGGCCGAGACCTGCCGGTACAGCTGGCCGATGCCGGTGAGGACCGCGCCGACCGCCGGCATCGGGTCGACGCCCTCCCACGGCGTGGAGCCGTGCACCTGCTTTCCGGTGACGACGATACGGACCAGGGTGGACGCGCCGTACTGGTTGCCGACCCTGTACCCCACGTACCCTTTCGGATACGGCGTCACGTGCATGCCGAAGACCATCGTCGGCACCGGGTCGGCGAAGGCACCCGCCTCGACCATCGCCCGCGCCCCGCCCTCCTCCGTCACCGGCGGGCCCTCCTCGGCCGGCTGGAACACGAAGAGCACCGTCCCGGGAAGCCGGTCACGGACCCCCGCGAGCACCGTCGCCGCACCCATCAGCATCGCCGTGTGGCAGTCGTGCCCGCAGGCGTGCGACACGGGGAACGGGCCGCCCGGGTAGTCGGCGTCCACCACCTCGGAGGCGAAGTCCGTCCCGCAGAGGTCCTTCACCGGCAGCGCGTCCATGTCCGCCCGCAGTGCCACGACCCGCCCGCCGCCCGGTGCCGCCCCGCGCAGGACGCCGACGACCCCGTGCCCCGCGATGCCCGTACGGACCTCGTCGACGCCCAGGGCGCGCAGGTGGTCCGCCACCAGGCGGGCCGTGTTCACCTCCCGGTTGGGCAGCTCCGGATGCCGGTGCAGATGCCGCCGCCAGGCCACCACCTGTCCGGCCGCTGCGGCCGCCCGCTCGTCCAGTTCGTCGTGGATCGCCTCGCTGCCCAAGGGGACTCCCTCTCGTACCGGCCGGCGCCGCGGCCCGGAAACCGTGCACCGTCAGCCTGCCACCCGGGACGCGCCACGACACCGCCCCGGGCAGCCGTCCAGGCCGACCGGGGCGCTGCTGCGGCCCCGGTCGCCGGTCAGGCCGGTGTGCCCACCGCGTCCGGGCCGCTGCGCGCGATGATGGCCGCCGTGTCCACGCCGGCCGGCAGCGTGCCGAAGGCGAGGCCCCGGTCCCCGTCGAGGCGCGAGGCGCAGAACGCGTCCGCGATCGCCGGGTGTCCGTGCCGGACGAGCAGCGAACCCTGGAGGACCAGGGCGAGACGCTCGACGAGCCGCCGTGCCCCGTACGCCACCGCGTCCGGGGCGCCGAGCCCCGCGAGGTCCTTGCGGAGGCCCGCGACCGCCGCGTCGAGCCGCCGGTCGGCCCCCGCGCCCCGGTCGACCTCCGCGAAGTACGCCTCCACCGCCTCCGGCTGACGGGACATCGCCCGCAGCACGTCGAGCGCGGCGACGTTCCCGGAGCCCTCCCAGATGGACGGCAGCGGCGACTCCCGGTAGAGCCTCGGCAGGCCCGAGTCCTCGACGTAGCCGTTGCCGCCGAGGCACTCCAGGGCCTCGGCGGCGTGCGCGGGGGCGCGCTTGCAGACCCAGTACTTGGTGACCGCGAGCCCGAGCCGCCGCAGCTGCTCCTCCTCGGCGTCACCGCGGGCCGCCCGGTCCACCGCCCCCGCGAGCCGCAGCGACGCGACCGTCGCGGCCTCCGCCTCCACGGCCAGGTCGGCGAGGACGTTCCGCATCAGCGGCTGGTCCACGAGCCGCGCCCCGAACGCCTCCCGGTGCGTGGCGTGGTGCACGGCCTGCACGAGCCCGAGCCGCATCCCGGAGGCCGAGCTGATGGCGCAGTCGAGCCGCGTCATGTTGACCATCCGGATGATGGTGGCCACCCCGCGCCCCTCCTCGCCGACGAGCCGGCCGAGGGCGCCCTCGTACTCGATCTCGGAGGAGGCGTTGGACCGGTTGCCCAGCTTGTCCTTGAGGCGCTGGAGCCGGATCGCGTTGCGGCTGCCGTCGGGCAGCACCCGGGGCACCAGGAAGCAGGACAGGCCGCCGGGCGCCTGCGCCAGGGTGAGGAAGACGTCCGACATCGGCGCCGAGGTGAACCACTTGTGGCCGGTCAGCGCGTACATCCCGGGCTCGCCCGTGGGCACCGCCCGGGTGGTGTTCGCCCGGACGTCCGAGCCGCCCTGCTTCTCGGTCATCGACATGCCGGCGATGATCCCGCGCTTCTCCGTCGGCACCCGAAGGCCGAAGTCGTACGTCGAGGAGGTGAGCAGCGGCTCGTACACCTCGGCGAGCTCCGGCTGGACGCGCAGCGCGGGCACGGCCGCGTACGTCATGGAGACCGGGCACAGGTGCCCCGCGTCGGCCTGCCCCCACACGAACACCTTCGCCGCCCGTGCGACATGCGCGCCCGGCCGCTCGTCGCGCCAGGGAGCGCCGTGCAGCCCGTGCCGCACGGCCACGTCCATCAGCTCGTGCCAGTACGGGTGGAACTCGACCTCGTCGATCCGGTGGCCGTACCGGTCGTGGGTGTGCAGGACGGGGGAGTGGCGCTCGGCGAGCCGCCCCCACTCCTGGGCCTCCTCGCCCCCCGCCTTCGCCCCGAGCTCGCGGACCTCGGCCTCGGCCCAGCCCGCGCCCTCCCGGCGCAGTGCCTCCAGGAGCGCGGGGTCGGCGGAGACGTCGTAACCGGTCAGCGGCGGTACCTGATTGGTGACCTCATGCGTGGGCGGCATCCGGAACTCCCAGTGCTCGGAGGGTGAAAGTGACGAGTGCGGGTACGGTCTCGGGCCCGACGGCCCCCTCCGCCAGCGGTCCGACGAGCGCCTCGGCGCCCGCCCCGACCAGCGCCGAGGCCGTCAGGACCGGGTCCTGGGGCGGCAGCTCGCCCGCGCGCACGCCCTCCTGGACGCGCGCGGCGAACACGTCCCGGAACGTGCGCCGGAAGACGAGCCGCTCCGCGTCCACGGCAGGGTCGACCGGTTCGGCGAGCAGTGCGTAGGCGAGGCGCGGCGACTTCAGGGCGCGCTGGGCGAAGGTCTCGATGACGGCGACCACCCGCTCGGCCGCCGAACCGTGCCCAGGGTGCTCGGCCGCCTCGGAGACGGCCGCGACCTCCCGGCTCACCACGGTCCTGAACAGCTCGACGGCGAGCTCGGCCTTGCTCGGGAAGTGGCGGTACACGCTGCCCGTGGCGATTCCGGCGCGCGCGGCGACGGCGGCCATCGTGCAGCCCGCGTACCCCTGCTCGGCGAGCAGCCCGAGGGCCGCGTCGACGACCGAGGCGCGCTGGGCGTCGAGCCGGGCCTGGACGGCGGGGGTGCGTCGGTAGGGCATGGAAGGAGTGAAGCAGTGATTCATTGCTTCATCAAGAGACCCGACGAAGGCGCCTGTTCCTTCGGGAGGAGCGGGCGCCTTCGCCCGCCCCGGAAGGGGTGGGCGCCCGAGGCGGTCGGCCGGTTCGGAGGTGGCGGCCGTGGGGCACGTGGTTCCAGCCGGTACGGAACGGCGCACGCCCCCGTTCGGCTCAGGGACGGCGAACGCCCCTTCCGGGACGGGAAGGGGCGTTCGCGGAAGGCGGTCCGCTCAGCCGGTGAAGACCTCGGTCAGGGACCAGATCGCGAGCCCCGCCATGCAGACGCCGCCGATGCGCTGCACGACCTTGAGGGGGACGCGCTTGGCGATGAACCGGCCCGCGATCAGGGCGAGGGCGGAGACCGTCGTCAGGGCGGCGAAGGAACCGATCGCCGTCGACCAGGTGCCGTTGGTGGCGGCCAGGTTGGCGGTGGTGATCTGGGTCAGGTCGCCCCACTCGCTGATGAAGACGGCCATGAACGCGGTCGAGAAGACGGGCCAGAAGCCGCTGACCGTCC
The DNA window shown above is from Streptomyces vietnamensis and carries:
- a CDS encoding cache domain-containing protein; translated protein: MGRSTGLAGPAGAVTDPDRIDGAVSRVRDSDPVDEVVRRVRDTLEEVFAAVAETGADTEALLAEVSGSGREPVAADLAALRLGLRTLLARHPLVSGVGFVAAPGLLADVPGCLEWWQRGSDGAVRPLLLDLDPEHSAYSDYTHWDWYTLPRETGRRAVAGPYVDYLCSDEYSLTLSAPVGLGGRFVGVAAADVYLRHFEAAVLPVLQRLPVPARLVNARGRVAASTDPAHLAGSLTKGPDFATVLAEPPAEHRADGLRLLPCGGTPLVLVTADD
- a CDS encoding ABC transporter ATP-binding protein, with the translated sequence MEGMAIRLTGLRKTYGRTEAVAGVDLEIADGEFFSMLGPSGSGKTTVLRMIAGFETPSAGTVELAGRDVTRLAPFERDVHTVFQDYALFPHMTVEQNVAYGLKVRGVPRAERLVRSRAALAQVGLDGLGKRRPAELSGGQRQRVALARALVGRPRVLLLDEPLGALDLKLRERMQVELKEIQREVGITFVFVTHDQEEALTMSDRIAVFHQGRIEQVAAPAEIYERPATPFVAGFVGTSNLLSGDTAQRVVGASGTYSIRPEKIRILSDHKAAGDPGHATAAGTVAEVVYLGDSTRFLVDLDGGGRLTALQQNLETSSADLAAFRGARIGLQWHPSHAVRVPDAPETP
- a CDS encoding LysR family transcriptional regulator, whose product is MLERYELEAFLTLAEELHFGRTAERLGVSTGRISQTVKKLERRVGTPLFARTSRSVRLTPVGHALYEDLLPAYRQMRAALARATAAGRGVHGRLRVGFASPWGGEKVTAAAEALTALHPGCEITVREVPLDGGFRPLRDGTLDVQYAAFPVREPDLTTGPVLVTEERVLLLPVGHPLAGRASLGPEDLAGLDLIAPGGDVPRYWTDHHYPRSTPSGAPVGRGPAANTWQEVLSHVTAGRGASPGAARGARYHPRPGIAYVPLHGTPPLEYGLVWPTAADSALLRAFVAAVEGRPAERPDHPSDGRTPPAREDGHR
- a CDS encoding ABC transporter substrate-binding protein, with protein sequence MRPHRSLLTAAALSGLLLVTACGSADPAGSGKSGGLNPPDLKAPTALGKAEGEVNLIAWAGYVEDGTNDPKVDWVSAFEKQTGCQVNAKTAATSDEMVSLMKTGAYDAVSASGDASLRLIASGDAAPVNTALVPNYADVFAGLKNKDWNSVKGVAYGIPHGRGANLLMYDTEKVKPAPDSWSAVFDKASAHHGKVTAYDSPIYLADAALYLKATKPELGIKNPYALDQKQFDAAVALLKEQNAHIGEYWSDYLKEISAFKSGDSVVGTSWQVIANLAKGEGAKVDAVLPKEGSTGWSDTWMVSAKAKHPTCAYKWLDWIVSPKVNAQVAEYFGEAPANAKSCAETADKNHCAVFHAADEAYWKQVHFWTTPIEQCLDGRTDARCVPYAKWVQAWTEIKG
- a CDS encoding MFS transporter is translated as MVPRPLTPATSARPVNVLLLAVAGAVTVANIYFPQPLLAAVAHGLDVSERTAGLIASAAQVGYALGILLLVPLADSARLRRLTSVLLALTSAALLVAAAAPDIVTLALATLALSTTTVLPQILTPVAAVLAGPGRQGRVVGLVGLGLTLGSTLSRTVSGAVADASGNWRVAYAVAAVATAALLLVLPRRLPERLGSRGDLSYVRLLAGLPRLLAVHRELRISALLGACVFAAFSVFWSVLAFHLAAPPLGYGPGAAGLFGVLTLPAALLSAAAGPLADRYGASAVNAGGLVCAGLGLAAAGLAPYSPAALVAGANLLVVGVSSCQVASQARIFGIGRAVAARVNTVFMLTTFGGGALGSLAGSWLYAAHGWTAALLAAGACVAVAGLVVVAAAPPAVPSCVRDVTREAGGNRPRIPQGES
- a CDS encoding FadR/GntR family transcriptional regulator; protein product: MRPNGRPDDGGGAAGTGAARRAVFSPVDTRARVDTVVRRIGDAIELGLLADGEQLPGETELAGQLGVSTVTLREALMALRQQGLVTTRRGRGGGSFVTLPDNPPQERLRARLADWSTEELRDLGDHWAAVSGAAALLAARRTQPGDLRPLTRTVEEFATAGDPATRSRLYGRFHVELAAAAQSARLTREEIALQTDLGALLCLVLDDPVHLGNVSDRHRAVISAVQDEADERARTLAETCVRESVGRLIALRLGTPGHTTEPRPEEDTHGQEHRARGPRGGRH
- a CDS encoding ABC transporter permease encodes the protein MTALSPGLSPESATRAAGPGRSAVRRFAGALHRRPRLRLAALLTAPLLWLVLAYLGSLAALFLSAFWSTDTFTSEVVRIWTSQNFEELVSSPVYRTVALRTVGVALAVTALCVVIAFPLAFYTARVAHPRRRPLFVVALLMPLWAGYLVKVYAWRLILSEGGPLDWALRPLGLSGPGYGLTATVVVLTYLWLPYMVLPIHTALAQLPDNLLNASADLGAKSWRTFVSVVLPMVWPAVAAGSVFTFSLSLGDYITVQIVGGKTQLIGNLVYSNVTLNLPLAAALGTVPVAVIVVYLLAVRRSGALRSL
- a CDS encoding cupin; the protein is MLDLTALADEHLAAARTAPHGRSAHLVMHDGVLRQTVIALTSGTSLDEHNAPPAASLQVLRGRVNLTAAGWAEELPAGTLRMLPKERHGLTALDDAVVLLTAVND
- a CDS encoding TOPRIM nucleotidyl transferase/hydrolase domain-containing protein gives rise to the protein MADMRAFQEEMGRWAVGDHGGDTARELAVGLGLRTAVLLEGPSDLAAVETLAARHGRDLAAEGVCVVSMGGAMSIARYAELLGPPGLDLRLTGLCDERERGFYERGLRRAGAPDRDFFVCMADLEDELIRALGPATVEEIIEAEGDLRPWQTFLSQPAQHGRARHQQLRRFLGTKKGRKIRYGTLLVEALDAGRAPAPLDGLMASL